The segment TTATCTTGTCTAACATATGGGAAGGAAAATTAACGGCTCAAGGGATGCACATTGGAATCGTAGCAGCTCGCTTTAATGCCTTTATTACGGAAAAATTGGTGACAGGAGCCGAAGATGCCCTGCGTCGGCATGGAGTTGACCCGAATCAGATTGATATTGCCTGGGTGCCCGGAGCTTTTGAAATTCCCCTCATTGCTGACCAGATGGCCGGTTCCGGACGTTATGATGCTGTGATTACTTTGGGAGCAGTCATCCGTGGAGCCACTCCCCATTTTGATTACGTATGCAGTGAAGCCGCCAAAGGCATATCCGCCACAAACCTGAAATACAGTGTGCCGGTTATTTTCGGACTGTTAACAGTGGATACGATTGAACAAGCCGTGGAGCGTGCAGGTACCAAAGCTGGAAACAAAGGATGGGACGCCGCAGTTGCCGGGATTGAAATGGCCAACTTGCAACAGACGCTCAAACAAAAGTTGCAGAAGTGACAGACGGGAGGGACTGATAGTTTGGATGTCAAAATCAAACTGGAG is part of the Kroppenstedtia pulmonis genome and harbors:
- the ribH gene encoding 6,7-dimethyl-8-ribityllumazine synthase, which gives rise to MSNIWEGKLTAQGMHIGIVAARFNAFITEKLVTGAEDALRRHGVDPNQIDIAWVPGAFEIPLIADQMAGSGRYDAVITLGAVIRGATPHFDYVCSEAAKGISATNLKYSVPVIFGLLTVDTIEQAVERAGTKAGNKGWDAAVAGIEMANLQQTLKQKLQK